In Spirobacillus cienkowskii, a genomic segment contains:
- the yajC gene encoding preprotein translocase subunit YajC, producing the protein MKTKIAFLNFGSFLISSVISFSAFAQDAANQVATNVQQVPAAAAAAAAPAAGPAWVNFALMGGIFLFLWLFVLRPQSKRAKEQKEFLSSLTPGVEVITAGGIIGTVVEVKENIVSLNLGNANTVRIVKSSISGRLDTTAAVSAK; encoded by the coding sequence ATGAAAACAAAAATAGCATTTTTAAATTTCGGTTCGTTTCTTATTTCGTCTGTCATAAGTTTTTCTGCTTTTGCACAAGATGCTGCCAATCAGGTGGCAACTAATGTGCAGCAGGTTCCAGCGGCAGCGGCGGCTGCCGCTGCACCAGCTGCTGGCCCAGCATGGGTTAATTTCGCTCTTATGGGTGGTATCTTTTTATTTTTATGGCTTTTTGTTTTAAGACCGCAATCAAAAAGAGCAAAAGAGCAAAAAGAATTTTTAAGTTCTTTAACTCCTGGTGTTGAAGTGATCACTGCTGGTGGCATTATTGGCACAGTTGTTGAAGTGAAAGAAAACATCGTATCTTTAAATCTTGGCAATGCCAATACTGTACGTATCGTGAAGTCCTCTATTTCAGGGCGCTTGGATACAACAGCAGCAGTTTCTGCTAAGTAA